ATGATGGATGTGGAGGTGACATCAAACCGGGGCGATGTGCTCTGCCATCTCGGGTGCGCCCGTGAGATTGCAGCCTGCACGGGACGGACACTGCACCTCCCATCGTTCGATGCGCCGCCGGTCTCGGGACAGGCCGGTGATGTACTGACACTCAGGAATGAAATCCACGACGACTGTCCGTTGTTCACGATCTCCATCATCGAGAATGTCAAGGTCGGCCCGAGCCCGGACTGGCTGGTCAAACTGCTCGAAGCAGTCGGTCAGCGGTCCATCTCGAACGTTGTCGATGTGACGAACTGGCTGAATATGGGGATGGGGTTCCCCGCGCACGTGTTCGATCTCGACACGTTCACGGACAAGCAGATGATTATCCGCTACGCACGCAAGGGCGAGACGCTGAAGATGCTGGACGACCAGACACGCACGCTCGCGGGGCACGAGATGGTCATCTGTGACACACAACGCCCGCACTCGCTCGCTGGCGTGATGGGCGGATTCGATTCGCAGGTCACGGAAAAAACCACGCGCGTTGCACTTGAGATCGCGACATGGCGACCGGCTGCCGTGCGCGCATCTGCGCGCCAACACAACCTCCGTACTGATGCGTCGCACCGGTACGAGCGCTACGTCGATGCGCGCCCGCTCGCGAAGATATCAGAACTCGGTCGCGCACTGATCGTGCATGTAGCTGGAGGGAGTATCCGCGAGGGCATCCTTTCGGATGGCGCACCGCTCAAGCAACTCCTGCGCGTGGACCTGCGCCTCGAACGCGCAAGCGCTGTCCTCGGGTTCGATGTCGATCGCACGAAGGTCGAGAACGCTTTCCACGCGATGGAGATCGAGACAACAACAAACGACTCAGGCGTGCTGACATGCACGGTCCCCGCGCATCGGAGTGAGGATCTGAAACGCGAGATCGACCTCATCGAAGAGATCGGTCGCGTGCTGGGAATCAACAGGGTACCGATGCTCGATCGCATGCCCGTGCGCGTCAAGGGCCCGCAGGCATCCGAGCGCGCAATGCAGATCCTCGGGAACACGCTGACTGGGCTCGGGTTCTATGAGACCGTCACGTTCTCGTTCATCACGCCGAAAGAAGCAAAGCCATGGATGTGCGAGGGGATCGGGCTCGCAAACGTCGACGAGAATCGTCGTCCGGGCACACCAACGCTGCGGCCGAGCATCCTGCCCAGCCTGCTCGCCTGCCGCAAACTCAACCGCGACGCGCGCAACAACGTCCCCGGCGGGATCCGTCTCTTTGAAACATCGGCAGTCTTCGGCGAAGACGAAAAAACACACACTTCAATCGAAAACCGCAATCTTGGCATGCTCATCGACGTGCCCGATGTTGCGCCGGGCAAGCAACCAAAGCACGCACACCTTCAGCATGGCGTACGTCTGATGCGAGGCGCGATCGACACGA
Above is a genomic segment from Phycisphaeraceae bacterium containing:
- the pheT gene encoding phenylalanine--tRNA ligase subunit beta, yielding MDISLHWLNSLLSSPVTANEADDILTHAGFPIEGTTPITDGLASGDVMMDVEVTSNRGDVLCHLGCAREIAACTGRTLHLPSFDAPPVSGQAGDVLTLRNEIHDDCPLFTISIIENVKVGPSPDWLVKLLEAVGQRSISNVVDVTNWLNMGMGFPAHVFDLDTFTDKQMIIRYARKGETLKMLDDQTRTLAGHEMVICDTQRPHSLAGVMGGFDSQVTEKTTRVALEIATWRPAAVRASARQHNLRTDASHRYERYVDARPLAKISELGRALIVHVAGGSIREGILSDGAPLKQLLRVDLRLERASAVLGFDVDRTKVENAFHAMEIETTTNDSGVLTCTVPAHRSEDLKREIDLIEEIGRVLGINRVPMLDRMPVRVKGPQASERAMQILGNTLTGLGFYETVTFSFITPKEAKPWMCEGIGLANVDENRRPGTPTLRPSILPSLLACRKLNRDARNNVPGGIRLFETSAVFGEDEKTHTSIENRNLGMLIDVPDVAPGKQPKHAHLQHGVRLMRGAIDTIVRALGGINATIDIVQINEKDEHPQKAWLKGSCASVLLNGIHCGTFGLLTPEALKQYDIDTPVVAAELSLNALIDLFPSPSRAHALPQFPTVERDVSLIVDEPTPWATIESIVNNNLPEWLESSSFVGTFRGGPIGDGKKSVTMRFVFRHPERTLTREEIDPKVDALIDVFSRRAGASVRTV